Proteins encoded by one window of Paenibacillus urinalis:
- a CDS encoding ABC transporter ATP-binding protein, with amino-acid sequence MNVLEIEGLTKKFGDFVAVDHMNLKLREGEIFGFLGANGAGKSTTIHLISSLLRASKGEIRLLGKNIAKNSRFAKMNIGIVPQDIAIYENLTAYENVHFFGGLYGLRGKDLQERSLEALNFVGLTDKAKHYPKNFSGGMKRRLNIACAIAHQPKLIIMDEPTVGIDPQSRSYILDSVRKLNQMGCTIIYTSHYMEEVEEICTRIAIVDHGKIIAEGTKEQLTSTITDTKDIWIGYKSDLPLDIESLQQIHGVIEVTADDQMIQIRSKSEVNNLNQLIYQLMAHEVEIRSVEEQAPNLETVFLTLTGRKLRD; translated from the coding sequence ATGAACGTTCTGGAAATTGAGGGACTTACCAAAAAATTTGGGGATTTCGTAGCCGTAGATCATATGAATTTAAAGCTTCGTGAAGGAGAAATATTTGGTTTTCTCGGGGCCAACGGTGCGGGAAAGAGTACAACAATTCATCTGATCTCTTCTCTGCTCCGTGCATCCAAAGGTGAAATTCGTCTGCTCGGTAAAAATATTGCTAAAAACAGCAGGTTTGCCAAGATGAATATTGGTATCGTACCGCAGGATATAGCCATTTATGAGAATTTGACCGCATATGAGAATGTTCATTTTTTTGGAGGCTTGTATGGTTTAAGGGGAAAAGATCTGCAAGAGAGGTCTTTGGAAGCACTGAATTTTGTCGGACTCACGGATAAGGCCAAACACTATCCTAAAAATTTCTCGGGCGGAATGAAACGCAGATTAAATATTGCCTGTGCCATAGCTCATCAGCCGAAGCTGATCATTATGGATGAGCCAACGGTGGGCATTGATCCCCAGTCCAGAAGCTATATTCTGGATTCTGTCCGCAAGCTGAACCAGATGGGCTGTACAATCATATACACGAGTCACTATATGGAGGAGGTCGAAGAGATCTGCACCCGCATCGCGATCGTAGATCATGGTAAGATCATCGCGGAAGGAACGAAGGAACAGCTCACATCAACTATTACAGACACAAAGGATATTTGGATCGGATATAAGTCGGATCTTCCACTCGATATCGAGTCTTTGCAGCAGATTCACGGAGTGATCGAGGTGACGGCAGACGATCAAATGATTCAAATCCGGTCTAAATCCGAAGTGAACAATCTGAATCAGCTGATTTATCAATTAATGGCCCATGAAGTTGAGATTCGCTCAGTAGAAGAGCAGGCTCCTAACCTGGAAACCGTATTCTTAACCTTAACAGGTCGTAAATTGCGGGATTAG
- a CDS encoding ABC transporter permease: MSVIHIIRKELLTELRDYKTFIFMIAFPIVLMLILGSALTNAFSSNYEMDSLSLMYTDHTSEELLDASWLGFMDALELEGVTITEATEEINGQTAVQVDQYTAYAELTNEGIQYFGNPSDSIENNIVQGMLTAFVDQYNLITAVGKSDPAALNQIMDAKYAYGSFIQEVGLIPDKQPSSVDYYAITMSTMIALYSALSASYLIRGEVSRRTHIRLYASPVSRKAIFTGKILSSTLINFLCVAVVVLFSKFVFQADWGSSYVAVLALLFTEVLLAVSLGLACSYLFKDGASHAILIIIIQIASFVGGSYAPIHTDNGMFSYVVQLSPIYWANHALMQAIFAGNAPAVIPVIALNVGISALLLMFSAAFMHKTGGE; this comes from the coding sequence ATGAGCGTTATTCATATCATTCGTAAAGAATTGCTGACAGAGTTAAGAGACTATAAGACGTTTATATTCATGATTGCCTTCCCCATTGTTCTCATGCTTATTCTTGGGAGTGCATTAACGAATGCCTTCTCCAGCAATTACGAAATGGACTCTTTGAGCTTGATGTATACAGATCATACTAGTGAAGAACTGCTAGACGCTTCCTGGTTAGGCTTTATGGATGCGCTTGAGCTGGAAGGTGTGACGATCACAGAAGCAACAGAAGAGATCAATGGACAGACGGCGGTTCAGGTAGATCAGTATACCGCATATGCAGAGCTGACTAATGAAGGGATACAGTATTTTGGTAATCCGTCTGATTCCATTGAAAATAATATCGTCCAGGGCATGCTTACCGCTTTTGTGGATCAGTATAATCTCATCACAGCAGTAGGGAAGTCTGATCCAGCGGCGCTGAACCAAATTATGGACGCAAAATACGCCTATGGCAGCTTCATTCAGGAGGTCGGATTAATCCCGGATAAGCAGCCCAGCTCCGTAGATTACTATGCAATTACCATGTCTACGATGATTGCCCTCTACAGTGCATTATCCGCAAGTTATTTAATTCGAGGCGAAGTGTCTCGGCGAACTCATATTCGTTTGTATGCTTCGCCCGTTTCCAGAAAAGCAATATTCACTGGCAAAATATTGTCATCCACGTTGATAAACTTTTTATGTGTTGCTGTGGTTGTGTTGTTTAGCAAATTTGTCTTCCAGGCAGATTGGGGCTCAAGCTATGTTGCCGTATTGGCACTGTTATTCACTGAAGTTCTTCTCGCGGTCAGCCTGGGTCTTGCTTGCAGCTATCTGTTTAAAGACGGAGCAAGTCATGCCATTCTAATCATTATCATCCAAATTGCCTCTTTTGTTGGCGGATCTTATGCCCCGATCCATACAGATAATGGGATGTTTAGCTATGTGGTTCAGCTCTCCCCTATTTATTGGGCTAACCATGCACTCATGCAAGCGATATTTGCAGGTAATGCACCAGCCGTCATTCCAGTTATCGCTCTAAATGTGGGAATCAGTGCTCTCCTGCTTATGTTTTCCGCAGCATTTATGCATAAGACAGGAGGAGAATAG
- a CDS encoding ABC transporter permease encodes MRDLLWLTRKTIISVLRKKANIFILLILPIAAALISMAIYGGGSGAPLRVSIVNLDGEQKITQDTISFIEQLNKVQITVTDEESMKKDIAAGNSDTSVIFKQGFAASVQNGAPDHIEMISVKGAEVTAYVKSMLHSYISNAAAIAKYAAGDQEIFESLYEEYSSQSFKLSSVKVEDSAAVKNATYQTMGFLVALMMFSSVNLTSFILKEKENRTFFRIMASPISSKTYVLSNVIVNFIMLFVQIIITVFFMKQVLHMDSGIPAIQFVAILLLFGLTAIALALLIVSFARGARMAGALQNLIITPSCLIAGCYFPLEIMPDRFRQLSGFMPQYWLLETVDKLQNGNSLSGLYLNLLTLIGFAAALTMVAIYNFSRNKDTRTFI; translated from the coding sequence ATGAGGGATCTACTATGGCTGACGAGAAAAACCATAATTAGCGTGCTTCGAAAAAAAGCGAACATTTTTATATTGTTGATTCTTCCTATAGCAGCGGCATTAATCAGTATGGCGATTTATGGCGGAGGCAGCGGTGCTCCTCTGCGGGTGTCCATCGTTAATCTGGATGGAGAGCAGAAGATCACACAAGACACGATCTCTTTCATAGAACAGCTCAACAAGGTTCAGATTACTGTTACGGATGAAGAGTCCATGAAAAAGGATATTGCAGCGGGAAATTCAGATACTTCGGTGATCTTTAAGCAAGGCTTTGCTGCAAGTGTGCAGAACGGCGCCCCGGATCATATCGAAATGATATCTGTAAAAGGAGCCGAGGTAACCGCCTATGTTAAATCCATGCTTCACAGTTATATCAGCAATGCGGCAGCGATTGCAAAATATGCTGCAGGAGATCAGGAAATATTTGAGTCCCTCTACGAGGAATACAGTAGTCAGAGCTTTAAACTCTCTTCAGTTAAGGTAGAGGATAGCGCAGCTGTTAAGAATGCGACGTACCAAACGATGGGCTTCCTCGTCGCTCTAATGATGTTCTCCTCGGTGAACCTGACTTCTTTTATCTTAAAAGAGAAAGAAAACAGAACATTTTTCCGGATCATGGCCTCACCTATATCATCCAAAACCTACGTTTTGTCCAATGTGATCGTTAATTTTATCATGTTGTTTGTCCAGATCATCATAACCGTGTTCTTTATGAAACAAGTGCTGCACATGGATTCGGGAATACCAGCGATACAATTTGTTGCCATTCTGCTGCTGTTCGGCCTGACTGCCATCGCTTTAGCACTCCTGATCGTTTCTTTTGCAAGAGGGGCCAGAATGGCAGGAGCACTCCAAAATCTGATTATTACACCTAGCTGCCTGATTGCAGGCTGTTATTTTCCTCTCGAGATCATGCCAGATCGTTTCAGGCAGCTCTCAGGCTTCATGCCGCAATACTGGCTTCTGGAGACTGTCGACAAGCTGCAAAACGGAAATTCGCTGTCCGGATTATATTTGAACTTGCTTACTTTGATCGGTTTTGCTGCTGCACTTACAATGGTCGCAATCTATAATTTCAGTCGAAACAAAGATACAAGAACCTTTATTTAA
- a CDS encoding sn-glycerol-1-phosphate dehydrogenase, translated as MSMNDRIAEWNKEASQCPCGNPHRMVDMHICLEDGALTQLAPYLSKQNYKKVTVVFDEHTKQAAGDEVITYLKAAEVITDELFLLGNTGGEVVADEAFIVKVLLGVSKDTDAVIAAGSGTIHDLVRFVCFKMNKPFISVPTAASVDGFTSAGAPLIVDGTKQTFQAIPPEAIFADLSVLAKAPQVMTAAGFGDMLGKFTSLADWKISRDLGGEPYCPLAYRMTEEALMDCVHHVDEIAEGSKQGVKILMEALIASGISMLIIDHSRPASGGEHHISHRLEMEFLQQGKKAILHGAKVGVASALLSDVYRALYESGQEEAFDAYKDLPEKEQMQDWLSRTGGPSTIQELGVTDEQLERAMRTAHTLRARYTGLKYLNEIKTGHEA; from the coding sequence ATAAGCATGAATGATCGTATTGCAGAGTGGAATAAGGAAGCAAGTCAATGTCCATGCGGTAATCCGCACCGTATGGTAGACATGCATATTTGTCTGGAGGATGGGGCGCTTACGCAATTGGCTCCTTATCTAAGCAAGCAGAATTATAAAAAAGTGACAGTTGTTTTTGATGAGCATACCAAACAAGCAGCAGGAGATGAAGTCATCACTTATTTAAAAGCAGCGGAAGTCATTACTGACGAGCTCTTTCTGCTTGGAAACACCGGAGGTGAGGTTGTCGCAGACGAAGCATTTATCGTTAAAGTACTGTTAGGTGTCTCGAAGGATACAGATGCAGTCATCGCAGCTGGTTCAGGCACGATTCATGACCTTGTCCGATTTGTATGCTTCAAGATGAACAAGCCTTTTATATCTGTTCCTACAGCAGCGTCTGTAGATGGATTCACTTCCGCAGGTGCCCCTCTTATTGTGGATGGTACGAAACAGACGTTTCAAGCTATTCCGCCGGAGGCGATCTTTGCAGATTTAAGCGTTTTGGCGAAGGCTCCACAAGTGATGACGGCTGCTGGCTTTGGTGATATGCTTGGTAAATTTACATCCCTTGCCGATTGGAAAATATCACGTGATCTTGGAGGCGAGCCTTATTGTCCGCTAGCCTACCGAATGACGGAGGAAGCGCTGATGGATTGCGTTCATCACGTAGATGAGATCGCTGAGGGCAGTAAACAGGGTGTTAAAATCTTGATGGAAGCACTGATTGCTTCTGGCATCTCGATGCTGATCATTGATCATTCCCGGCCCGCTTCCGGCGGGGAGCATCATATATCCCATCGTCTGGAGATGGAGTTCCTGCAGCAGGGTAAGAAAGCGATTCTTCATGGAGCGAAGGTGGGCGTTGCATCAGCCCTGCTCTCAGATGTATACCGTGCGCTCTATGAGAGCGGGCAGGAAGAGGCATTTGATGCATACAAGGATTTGCCTGAGAAAGAGCAAATGCAGGATTGGCTCAGCCGCACCGGAGGTCCATCTACGATCCAAGAGCTTGGGGTCACCGATGAACAGCTGGAGCGTGCGATGAGGACTGCGCATACTTTAAGAGCGAGATACACAGGACTTAAATATTTAAATGAGATAAAGACAGGGCACGAGGCATAG
- a CDS encoding ribulokinase yields the protein MSEKYTIGIDFGTESGRAVLVKLSDGSEAAAHVTPYRHGVIDERLPVSGHKLELDWALHHPADYMEVLMTSVPAVVQAAGIGKEDVIGIGIDFTACTMLPIDPIGQPLCLRPELANHPHSWVKLWKHHAAQNEAERINETAAARGEVFLKRYGGKSSSEWMIAKVWQILNEAPDIYELTDRFVEAGDWVIMQLCGELKRSQCAAGYKAFYHHAEGYPDNDFFKSLDPRLEHVIETKLRGDILDQGSCAGGLSREMASAMGLAQGIAVAVGNVDAHAAVPAVGVVTPGKLVMTMGTSICHLLLGEEELEVEGICGVVQNGIIPGYFGYEAGQTAVGDIFAWFVENGVPSEVKEQAEEEGLTMHEWLENKASLYKPGETGLLALDWWNGNRSTLVDANLTGLIIGYTLQTKPEELYRTLLEATAFGTRKIIDAFSHSGLNVDIVYACGGLPQKNKLLMQIYADIIGREIRVAASTQTAALGAAMFAAVAAGADAGGYDCIEDAAARMARVRDETFKPIPEHSMVYEKIYAEYNRLHDYFGHDPHSVMKKLKSLKEAAAGQTVRV from the coding sequence ATGAGCGAAAAATATACGATCGGTATTGATTTTGGAACCGAATCTGGACGGGCGGTGCTTGTGAAGCTGTCTGACGGATCCGAAGCAGCTGCTCATGTTACTCCATATCGTCACGGTGTTATTGATGAGAGGCTTCCTGTAAGCGGTCACAAACTGGAGCTGGATTGGGCACTTCACCATCCTGCCGACTACATGGAGGTCCTAATGACCTCGGTGCCAGCCGTTGTGCAGGCAGCGGGTATAGGCAAGGAAGACGTCATCGGAATCGGTATTGATTTTACCGCATGCACGATGCTGCCGATCGATCCAATAGGTCAGCCCCTCTGCCTTAGACCCGAACTCGCAAACCATCCGCACAGCTGGGTCAAGCTCTGGAAGCACCATGCGGCTCAGAATGAGGCTGAACGGATTAATGAGACTGCAGCAGCGCGCGGGGAAGTCTTTCTTAAACGGTATGGCGGTAAGTCTTCGTCGGAATGGATGATCGCAAAAGTCTGGCAGATCCTAAATGAAGCACCGGATATTTATGAGCTTACAGATCGTTTTGTTGAAGCGGGAGACTGGGTAATCATGCAGCTGTGCGGTGAGCTGAAGCGCAGCCAGTGTGCAGCAGGCTACAAGGCGTTCTATCATCACGCTGAAGGCTATCCGGACAATGATTTCTTCAAATCTCTTGATCCGAGACTTGAACATGTGATAGAAACGAAGCTGCGAGGCGATATTCTTGACCAGGGGAGCTGCGCCGGCGGATTATCCCGGGAGATGGCGAGTGCCATGGGACTTGCTCAAGGGATTGCTGTAGCAGTCGGGAATGTAGATGCTCATGCGGCAGTTCCTGCTGTAGGCGTTGTAACTCCGGGTAAACTGGTGATGACAATGGGCACTTCGATCTGCCATCTGCTGCTCGGAGAAGAGGAGCTGGAGGTAGAGGGCATATGTGGTGTCGTCCAGAATGGTATTATACCTGGATACTTCGGCTATGAAGCAGGTCAGACGGCTGTAGGCGATATCTTTGCTTGGTTTGTAGAGAATGGCGTACCTTCTGAAGTGAAGGAACAGGCTGAAGAGGAAGGACTGACCATGCATGAATGGCTGGAGAATAAAGCCTCCTTATACAAGCCTGGAGAGACCGGTCTGCTAGCCCTCGATTGGTGGAACGGCAACCGATCCACCTTGGTTGATGCCAATCTGACTGGACTAATCATAGGCTATACGCTGCAGACGAAGCCGGAAGAGCTGTACAGAACATTACTAGAAGCAACGGCCTTTGGTACTCGTAAGATCATTGATGCATTCTCTCATAGTGGTTTGAACGTAGATATCGTATATGCTTGCGGCGGGCTGCCTCAGAAAAATAAACTTCTCATGCAAATCTATGCGGATATTATTGGCCGTGAGATCAGAGTGGCTGCTTCAACCCAAACCGCCGCTCTAGGAGCAGCCATGTTTGCAGCTGTCGCTGCCGGAGCGGACGCAGGCGGATATGATTGTATTGAAGACGCGGCGGCAAGGATGGCGAGAGTTCGAGATGAGACCTTCAAACCGATACCAGAGCATTCTATGGTCTATGAAAAAATTTATGCAGAATATAATCGACTGCACGATTATTTCGGTCATGACCCGCATTCTGTGATGAAGAAGCTGAAGTCTCTTAAGGAAGCAGCTGCCGGTCAAACTGTACGTGTATAA
- a CDS encoding helix-turn-helix domain-containing protein: MPKQQEQHSIQAWSLINRKYLGKGVRVKRFRRPTRCQVRNRILLAVLMANDIKLSQLAEDLSISSRSVSAWVYEGRIPGSTNLDKVCQLLGYPRHILFNEDVIRNSPVICQPEPSRFMKRTVTRSPVSNRILTGLCMVHDLSVTDVSHWIGVHPGTFRKWLHQGTMPSSAFQDQAEQFFKVPKSILFADIILKQNS; the protein is encoded by the coding sequence ATGCCTAAACAACAAGAACAACATTCGATCCAGGCGTGGTCTCTGATCAACCGCAAATATCTGGGAAAAGGCGTACGCGTAAAGCGATTCCGCAGGCCGACACGCTGTCAGGTTCGCAACCGTATATTGCTTGCCGTTCTCATGGCAAACGACATCAAATTATCACAGTTAGCTGAAGATTTGTCGATCTCATCAAGAAGTGTCAGCGCATGGGTGTATGAAGGTCGAATTCCTGGAAGCACTAATCTGGATAAAGTATGTCAATTACTCGGTTATCCGCGCCATATTTTGTTTAATGAAGATGTCATTAGAAACAGTCCTGTCATTTGTCAGCCGGAGCCATCCCGATTCATGAAGCGAACGGTTACCCGCTCGCCAGTGAGTAATCGGATCTTGACCGGATTATGCATGGTTCACGACTTGTCCGTCACGGATGTGAGTCACTGGATCGGGGTACACCCGGGAACATTCCGTAAATGGCTTCATCAAGGAACGATGCCTTCTTCGGCTTTCCAGGATCAAGCAGAGCAATTTTTCAAAGTTCCAAAATCGATTCTTTTTGCAGATATCATTTTAAAACAGAATTCATAA
- a CDS encoding Dabb family protein → MIKHIVFFKLKDRSEASIEETARILRSMDGRIELLKSLEIGVDVLKSERSFDISLTAVVDSLEALEAYQVHPVHQEIIKHMSVVKDSSVAVDYEI, encoded by the coding sequence ATGATTAAACATATCGTTTTTTTCAAATTAAAGGACCGTTCAGAGGCGAGCATTGAGGAGACGGCTCGTATATTACGCAGTATGGATGGCAGAATTGAGCTGCTGAAATCACTGGAGATCGGAGTGGATGTCTTGAAATCGGAGCGTTCCTTCGATATTTCTCTGACCGCAGTCGTTGATTCCTTGGAGGCATTGGAGGCCTATCAGGTACATCCTGTTCATCAAGAGATTATTAAGCATATGAGTGTTGTGAAGGATTCTTCTGTTGCAGTTGATTACGAAATCTAA
- a CDS encoding DUF86 domain-containing protein — MYYVNTDQIELRLSAIPEITAGLRHAQDNWDGGIILGFVQERSLHLALEIVTDVGSYLIDGFILRDASSYEDIIEIVHEAGAFDEESYKLFMELVPLRKPLVQDYYAWDRTSLHKVTRTLPDVLDRFADQIRLYLEKELGPFQPSRN; from the coding sequence TTGTACTATGTAAATACAGATCAAATCGAATTGCGCTTGTCAGCTATTCCCGAGATTACAGCTGGGCTCCGTCACGCACAGGACAACTGGGATGGGGGAATTATCCTCGGTTTCGTTCAGGAGCGTTCCCTGCATTTGGCCCTAGAGATTGTAACTGACGTAGGAAGTTATCTCATTGATGGATTTATTCTCAGGGATGCGAGCAGCTACGAAGACATCATTGAAATTGTTCATGAAGCAGGGGCATTTGATGAGGAGAGCTATAAGCTGTTTATGGAGCTTGTGCCGCTGCGGAAGCCGCTCGTACAGGATTATTATGCATGGGATCGGACAAGCCTGCATAAGGTAACCCGGACGCTTCCTGATGTGCTGGATCGGTTCGCAGATCAAATTCGTTTGTATCTCGAAAAAGAACTGGGACCGTTCCAACCGTCACGGAACTAG
- a CDS encoding DUF4261 domain-containing protein, with product MSDRKKDNSGFHPVYMAELLFKDMPQLKEEKLMEVMKRLTGKARVMKRPVNKDAVNKVQNQAEAADKEQELLVIMHMEHMVNFEDGTVPAQTCILPVTKIQDKNRFKGAVEQSWHWSEANEVTDLCQYQIRIHDMFTAALPHKERLKLFQQALLAILEVAPCEAVYFYGSDKLVNPSAYAKAIENGDHLYGAMNVRLYQAGGSEARRELVMDTVGLSSLGVPDFQCHFAGMDPDVVARTLYGAAYYIFDQGDVIQDGQLLGSSGEQRWRCEHQESLVSPLRYVIDLDPGAPYYAGNISS from the coding sequence ATGTCAGATCGTAAGAAAGACAACTCCGGATTTCATCCGGTATATATGGCCGAGCTTCTATTCAAGGATATGCCTCAGCTGAAAGAAGAGAAGCTGATGGAGGTCATGAAGCGTTTGACCGGAAAAGCAAGAGTGATGAAACGGCCTGTCAACAAGGACGCAGTGAATAAGGTTCAGAATCAAGCCGAGGCAGCAGATAAAGAGCAGGAGCTTCTAGTCATTATGCATATGGAGCATATGGTTAATTTTGAAGACGGGACCGTTCCTGCACAGACCTGCATTCTGCCTGTCACCAAGATTCAGGACAAGAACCGCTTCAAGGGTGCTGTGGAGCAGTCCTGGCATTGGAGCGAAGCAAATGAGGTTACAGACCTGTGCCAGTATCAGATTCGCATACATGATATGTTTACGGCGGCCCTGCCGCATAAAGAGCGATTGAAGCTGTTCCAGCAGGCGTTGCTCGCTATTCTAGAAGTGGCACCTTGTGAAGCGGTTTACTTTTACGGCAGTGACAAACTGGTGAATCCTTCTGCTTATGCCAAAGCGATCGAAAATGGAGATCATCTGTACGGAGCGATGAATGTAAGGCTGTATCAAGCGGGAGGCAGTGAAGCTAGACGTGAGCTGGTGATGGATACGGTGGGGTTATCCTCATTAGGGGTGCCGGATTTTCAATGTCACTTTGCTGGGATGGATCCGGATGTCGTAGCTCGTACCTTATACGGTGCCGCCTATTATATATTTGATCAGGGTGATGTGATACAGGATGGTCAGCTGCTGGGTTCATCCGGGGAACAGCGCTGGCGCTGCGAGCATCAGGAATCGCTGGTTTCACCTCTAAGATATGTAATAGATCTGGATCCAGGTGCACCCTATTACGCTGGGAACATTTCGTCCTAA
- a CDS encoding DUF948 domain-containing protein, which produces MIAWSVALMAGAFIILAAAGVVVLIEARSLMKQVKQSVSQLEEKTDILAADTSAMIQGTNKAISDMQGYLEKSAPLFESIASLGTVLQQISRTMDEISVKLSRSAHKHVDGAHQDNEQRLGQMFRYVDAAMTVWHTWQRNAPAPGASSPREKE; this is translated from the coding sequence ATGATCGCATGGAGTGTAGCGCTGATGGCAGGGGCTTTTATTATCCTTGCAGCTGCAGGCGTTGTGGTGCTTATTGAAGCAAGAAGCTTGATGAAGCAGGTTAAACAGAGTGTCAGTCAGCTCGAAGAGAAAACCGATATACTCGCTGCAGATACCTCAGCCATGATTCAAGGTACGAATAAAGCGATATCGGATATGCAGGGATATCTAGAGAAGTCAGCCCCTCTCTTTGAGTCAATCGCTTCGCTAGGTACGGTACTGCAGCAGATCAGCCGCACGATGGATGAGATCAGCGTCAAGCTGTCTCGTTCAGCACACAAGCATGTGGATGGCGCACACCAGGACAATGAACAGCGCCTGGGTCAAATGTTCCGATACGTTGATGCAGCCATGACGGTATGGCACACATGGCAGCGTAACGCTCCTGCTCCGGGTGCTTCCAGCCCGCGTGAGAAGGAGTGA
- a CDS encoding YtxH domain-containing protein, protein MKDTNKSLLWGTLIGTVAGSITALLFAPKSGAELREDIAENAKLVTEKGQNLAEKVSEQSVRIASKVKESTEGFLQDIRGISSGNEVAKVSGISEPAKTEQTAEEAAEDDTL, encoded by the coding sequence ATGAAAGATACGAACAAGAGCTTGTTATGGGGTACTTTAATTGGGACGGTTGCTGGATCGATTACGGCGCTGCTGTTTGCCCCCAAATCAGGAGCTGAGCTCCGCGAGGATATTGCGGAGAATGCCAAGCTTGTTACAGAGAAGGGGCAGAACCTGGCTGAGAAAGTCAGCGAGCAGAGTGTGAGGATCGCTTCCAAAGTGAAGGAATCGACAGAAGGCTTCTTGCAAGATATCCGGGGCATCAGTTCAGGGAACGAGGTCGCTAAGGTGTCTGGGATCAGTGAACCTGCAAAGACTGAGCAGACTGCTGAAGAAGCAGCAGAGGACGATACATTATAG